CGGGGCGGACCTCTCCACTACGGACCTCAGGGAGGTAATGGGGCTATCCTGCGATCAACTCACCAAGGCCAGAATCTGGCAAATGGCCTATCGCGACGAGGATCTGGGCTGTGGTAAAGATATACCCGGACCACTGGAGGGAATAAGAATGCGCCTTGAGCGGTTTCTCATAGATTAAAAAAAAGCACTTTCGCGGCTATTTTGTCTTCTTGGTCGGGCCTAAAGGTTTGCATTTTCGGCCACCTGCTAAAGAAGCAGGTGCGCCAATGTTATGGTTAGTTAGGTGTAGCCAGACTTCAAAGAAAAAAGGGTTGCGGCGGATGCCGTAACCCCTTGATTTGTTAGAGGCTTTGGCCTCCGACCCCCTGCTAAAAAAGTAAGAGTGAGTTCTGGAATCCTCTTTATTTTTAGTGGGTTACCTCCCAGCGAATGATTGCAGTGTAGTCAGATGTAGTCAGAACCTACAAAAAAATAGTCAGAGGTGAAACACCGTAACTCCTTGATTTTACTGGTCGGGGCGAGAGGATTTGAACCTCCGACCCCCTGCTCCCAAAGCAGGTGCGCTACCAGGCTGCGCCACGCCCCGTCAAACTATAATAAAAACACGTTATACCCTTTTTTTCAAGCCCTTTATCCTGTTCGGCGGAGCCGTTCCCGGAGTTTTGCGAGCGCCTCCGCCCTGTGGCTTATGCGGTTCTTCTCGCCCGGAGGAAGCTCGGCCACAGTCCTTCCCCTCTCCGACAGCATGAAGATAGGGTCGTAGCCGAACCCATCTTCTCCCCGCGGCTCAAAGCCTATCTCTCCTTCGAACTGCCCTTCGAACGTCTCTTCCGCGCCCGACGGCTCTACCAGGGCGACGGCGCAGACGAAGCGGGCCCCTCTCTTCCCCGGGGGAACGTCCTTCAACGCTACGAGGAGCTTTGCGTTATTCTCCCTGTCGGTGGCCCCCTCTCCGGCGTACCTCGCGGACCTTACCCCCGGCCTGCCGCCGAGGGCTTCCACTTGAAGCCCCGAGTCGTCGGCCAGCGCCGTGCACCCGGTCTTCTCCGCCACGAAGCGGGCCTTCACGAGCGCGTTATCTTTAAAGCTCGAACCCGTCTCGGGCGGGAGCTCTATCTCCGGGAACTCATCGAGCGTGAGTACCTCCACGGGGAGCCCTTGAAGGAGTCCGCGTATCTCCTCTATCTTGCCCTTATTGGTGCTTGCAAGCACGATTTTCATGGTCCGGGGAAGGGGAGGGGGGTCAGTCGGCGAGTTCCATTACCTTGCGTTGAAAGGCGGTAAGCTCCCCTATGCCCGCGGAGGCGAGCGAGAGGAGCCGGTCCATGTCTTCTTTTGTGAAGGGGGCCGTCTCGGCGGTGCCCTGTACCTCGATGAACTTGCCGTTGCCGGTCATAACGACGTTCATGTCTACCTCGGCCGTCGAGTCCTCGTCGTAGGCGAGGTCGAGGAGGCACTCGCCGTCCACGATACCAACGCTTACCGCGGCCACGGAGTCGAATACGGGGACGGACTCTATGGCGCCGGAGGCGACAAGCCCTTTAAGCGTGTCGCCGAGCGCTACGAAGGCGCCGGTAATCGCCGCGGTCCTCGTGCCGCCGTCGGCCTGGATGACGTCGCAGTCTATGTATATGGTCCTCTCGCCGAGCTTGTCGAGGTCCGTCACGGCGCGGAGGCTCCTCCCTATAAGGCGCTGTATCTCGTGGGTCCTCCCCCCGGTGCGGCTCTTCTCCCTGGGTATCCTCCTCGGGGAGCAGCCCGGGAGCATCGAGTACTCGGCCGTGACCCAGCCCCGGCCCGTCCCCCTCAGGAACGGCGGTACGCTCTGCTCGGCAGTGGCCGTGCAGATAAGCTTAGTGTTGCCCATCCCGACCATGGCCGAGCCGTCGGAGAACTTCAGGTAGTTCCTCTCTATAGTGACGGGTCTCAGCTCGTCGACCTTTCTTCCGTCCGATCTTTTCATCTCGCCTCACCCAGCTTTACGTAGCCCGCACTGCCGCGCAGTGCTTCTTCGAACTCCGCCACCCCCTTGGAGATGGCCGAGGCGATCCTGTTGCGTCCCTTTTTCCCGGAGAGGTTCCTCTCCTCCCTGGGGTTCGATATGAAGCCCACCTCCACGAGCACCGCCGGCATGGTAGCGCCGACGAGCACCCGGAACGGGGCCTGCTTGACGCCCCTGTCCTCTCCGCCCATCGTCTTCTGGAGCGAGACGTGGATGAACTCGGCCAGTTCCGAGCTCTGGTGGTGCGCCTTTGTCTGTACAAGGTCCCACAGGATCGACTTGAGGTCGTCCTCCGGCGCGTCCTCGGCCTTGCCGTCGAGCCTTACGACTTTGTTCTCGAACGCGGCGGTCTTCCTCGCGTCGTCGTCGGAGGCCTCGAAGCTGAGGAAGTAGGTCTCGACCCCATTGGCCCCCCGCCGGTACGCCGCGTTGGCGTGGATGCTTATGAAAAGGTCGGCCCCGGCCTCGTTGGCAATGTCGGCCCTCTCCTCCAGATCTACGTATCTGTCGTCGTCCCTTGTGAGGAGCACCTTGATGTCGAGCTTTTCGGTAAGCGCCTTCTTGAGCGCCTTTGCCACCCCGAGCGTTACGTCCTTCTCCTTTACACCCGTGGCCCCCGTGGCCCCCGAGTCCTCGCCCCCGTGCCCCGGGTCTATCACGATGACCTTTACCGCGCGTTTCTCTCCGTCCCCCGTTTCGTCGGAGAGGGCGGCGCCCGGCGACCACGCCGAAAGGGCGAGGGAAAGGGATAGGACCAACGCCGTATGTCTCGCCACGCCTCGCATCGTATCTATTTTAGTTTTATAAAAGCGATATGTCAATTAAAACGGGGGCACACCATGATGGTGTTTCAATTTCACGGCGACCGTTGCGGGTATTCGGTAGCAAGGTTGTAATAGGGCCGCGTGTGACATTAGCCGTGCAGCACCCGGTATGTTTTTGACTTCTGTCTTTTCTTATGAGATATTAGATAGGTTCTGCGCCCGGAAGGGCGGACTTTTCGGCGGAAAAGGAGGCAAGGCCTATTCTCTGGTTGCAGTTTATATTCTGCTCCGCTCTGATAGTCGCGAGCGGCTCGCAGCTCTCGAAGTACGGCGACGTCATCGCGGAGAAGACCGGGCTCGGCAGGGCCTGGATAGGGCTCGTGCTCATGGCGAGCATCACCTCGCTCCCGGAGCTTATAACGGGCGTGAGCAGCGTGGCCATAGTAGGGGCCCCGGACATAGCGCTCGGGGACATCATGGGCTCATGCATCTACAACCTCGCCATACTCGCCATCCTGGACGTAATGAACGGCCACAAGCCCATATTCTTCAAGGCGGACAAGGGGCATCTCCTCTCGGCCGGCTTCGGTGTGGCCCTTATGGGTGTCGTCCTCGTCTCCATAATGGTCGGGGGCAGTTTCCCGGGCCTCGCCCACGTAGGGCTCTACACGCCCGTTATAATAGTCGTCTACCTGATAGGCGTGAGGGCCGTGTACGTCTACGAGAAGACGGCCATAAAGGAGTTCGTCGAGGAGGTCGTGGAGGCCGGCCACTACGCCGACATCACGCTCAAGAAGGCATGGACCATGTATGTGGTTAACGCGCTGGTCATCGTCTTCGCGGCCACATGGCTCCCGTTCGTGGCCGAGGGCATCGCCGAGATGACCGGGCTCGGGAACTCGTTCGTGGGTACGGTGTTCGTGGCGATGACGACCTCGCTGCCGGAGGTGGTGGTCTCCATAACGGCGGTAAGGATAGGCGCTCAGGATATGGCCATAGCCAACATGCTCGGCAGCAACATGTTCAACGTCCTGGTCCTTGCGGTGGACGATATGTTCTATACTGCGGGGCCGCTCTTCTCCCACATATCCACGAACCACGTGGTCACCGGGATTATGGCCGTCATAATGACCGCGGTGGTGGTGGTGGGGCTTACCTACCCGTCCGACCGGAAGAGCTTCGGAAGGGTCGGCTGGGACTCGCTCACCCTGTTCTTCCTCTGGGGCCTGACCATATATATCTTCTACGTCCTCAGCGTAGCCTGATTAATCCCGCCTGATGAGTGCCGACCGATGAAGCCCGTCATATTCACCGACCTCGACGGCACTCTCCTTAAGGCGACCGACTACTCCTTTGCCGAGGCCCTCCCCGCGCTCGAACGCATAAAGGAGAGGGGCATCCCCCTTGTAATCGCTTCGAGCAAGACCAGGGCCGAGATAGAGGCCGTAAGGGCGAGGCTTGGAACAGGCGGTCCCTTTATCTCGGAGAACGGCGGCGGTGTCTATATCCCGCAGGGTTGCTTCCCCTTTCCGGTCGAGGGGAGCGAGACCGGCGGCTATACCGTTATCGTGCTCGGCACGCCCTACGGGGAGGTAAGGAAGGCTTTTGAAGAGATACGAGTGGGGTTGGGGGTCGATATCAGGGGCTTTGGCGATATGACCGCCGGTGAGGTCTCGGAGGTTACGGGGCTCGCCCCGGAAGACGCGGCATTCGCGCTCGAGCGCGAGTTCGACGAGCCGTTTCTTTTCAAAGGGGACGGAGGGGACGGGGGGGACGGGGAGCGGCTCCGGGGCGTACTCGATGAGATAGAGAGGAGGGGCTTTAGGTGGACGCGCGGGAGGCTCCTCCACATGCTCGGCCCGCACGACAAGGGCCGTGCCGTGAGGATTTTAAAAAGGCATTACACCGGCCTTTATGGTAAGGTCGTCGCGATAGGGCTCGGGGACGGCTGGAACGACATGGAGATGCTCCGGGAGGTGGAAAGGCCCGTGCTCGTAAGGCGGGAGGACGGCACCCACGAAGAGCCGCCCCGCGAGATACCGGGCCTTTTAAGGGCGGACGGCGTGGGGCCCGCAGGGTGGAACAGCGCGGTAATCGACATACTCGAAGAGATAGACAGGTAGCAGGTGTGCTAGCTCACTAATCCTGCCCCGTACCGTTCGATGAACTCACGACAGGCTTGATACTGGGCCTGCCCCGTACTTGATACTGGGGAGATTACAGGCAAAAAGCGTTACCTGATTAGTGAGCATCTACAACGCCATCCTTATTTTTCAGGCTTTTCGGGCCGTTCCGGCCGGACCTTCCGTCCTGGCCGGTCGTCCTGAAATCGAAATACCCTAAAACCCTTGACATTACGGCTGCCCTTCTGATACTTTTAGATGAATATTTTTATCTCTCCGGCCCCGGCGGTGAGCCCGGTATGTCCGTCTCCGGTGCGGAGCGTGCAGGGGGGGGGGGAGGGGGAGAGTATTAATATCATGTTGGAGTGGCGATATAAGACGGCAAAATAACCTTATCAAAGGGGTGGTCATCATGAAAAAAGGCTTTATACTGTTCGCGTGCGTACTGGTAGTCGTCGGTTTTGCGGGGTGTGGCCCGAAGAAGGTAGAGAGCGGGGCTGGGGCCGAGGGCGGGAGCGCGGCCGATATCAAGATGGATCAAGTGGAAGAGTATGATGTCTCGGGCGGTGGCGGACCCTACGGAGGCCAGGCGAGCGCGGAGGATGTGGCCGAGGCCAGGAACACCATCGAGGACCTCTACTTCGACTACGACCGCTACGCCGTAAGGGCCGACGCCAGGTCGGTACTGGAGAAGAACGCGGAGATACTCAATAAGACCGGCACGAGGGTGACCATCGAGGGGCACTGCGACGAGCGCGGCTCCACGGAGTACAACATAGCCCTCGGCGAGAGAAGGGCCAAGGCGGCAAAGGACTATCTCGTAAACCTCGGAGTAAGCGCCTCCCGCGTAACCACCATAAGCTACGGCGAGGAAAAGCCCTTCTGCAGCGAGAGTAACGAGGACTGCTGGCAGAAGAACAGGCGCGCGCACTTCGACGTCAAGTAAAGGGTTAAAGAGCCGTTTCCGTAAAGGCCGGGGTCTTTGTCCGTTCGTCGGAAGGCCCCGGTTTTTTATATGTAGCGTCATAACTTCGCACCATGATGGTGTTTCCCTTTCACGGC
This sequence is a window from Thermodesulfobacteriota bacterium. Protein-coding genes within it:
- the rph gene encoding ribonuclease PH — translated: MKRSDGRKVDELRPVTIERNYLKFSDGSAMVGMGNTKLICTATAEQSVPPFLRGTGRGWVTAEYSMLPGCSPRRIPREKSRTGGRTHEIQRLIGRSLRAVTDLDKLGERTIYIDCDVIQADGGTRTAAITGAFVALGDTLKGLVASGAIESVPVFDSVAAVSVGIVDGECLLDLAYDEDSTAEVDMNVVMTGNGKFIEVQGTAETAPFTKEDMDRLLSLASAGIGELTAFQRKVMELAD
- a CDS encoding N-acetylmuramoyl-L-alanine amidase → MARHTALVLSLSLALSAWSPGAALSDETGDGEKRAVKVIVIDPGHGGEDSGATGATGVKEKDVTLGVAKALKKALTEKLDIKVLLTRDDDRYVDLEERADIANEAGADLFISIHANAAYRRGANGVETYFLSFEASDDDARKTAAFENKVVRLDGKAEDAPEDDLKSILWDLVQTKAHHQSSELAEFIHVSLQKTMGGEDRGVKQAPFRVLVGATMPAVLVEVGFISNPREERNLSGKKGRNRIASAISKGVAEFEEALRGSAGYVKLGEAR
- a CDS encoding HAD-IIB family hydrolase, producing the protein MKPVIFTDLDGTLLKATDYSFAEALPALERIKERGIPLVIASSKTRAEIEAVRARLGTGGPFISENGGGVYIPQGCFPFPVEGSETGGYTVIVLGTPYGEVRKAFEEIRVGLGVDIRGFGDMTAGEVSEVTGLAPEDAAFALEREFDEPFLFKGDGGDGGDGERLRGVLDEIERRGFRWTRGRLLHMLGPHDKGRAVRILKRHYTGLYGKVVAIGLGDGWNDMEMLREVERPVLVRREDGTHEEPPREIPGLLRADGVGPAGWNSAVIDILEEIDR
- the pal gene encoding peptidoglycan-associated lipoprotein Pal, producing MKKGFILFACVLVVVGFAGCGPKKVESGAGAEGGSAADIKMDQVEEYDVSGGGGPYGGQASAEDVAEARNTIEDLYFDYDRYAVRADARSVLEKNAEILNKTGTRVTIEGHCDERGSTEYNIALGERRAKAAKDYLVNLGVSASRVTTISYGEEKPFCSESNEDCWQKNRRAHFDVK
- a CDS encoding XTP/dITP diphosphatase translates to MKIVLASTNKGKIEEIRGLLQGLPVEVLTLDEFPEIELPPETGSSFKDNALVKARFVAEKTGCTALADDSGLQVEALGGRPGVRSARYAGEGATDRENNAKLLVALKDVPPGKRGARFVCAVALVEPSGAEETFEGQFEGEIGFEPRGEDGFGYDPIFMLSERGRTVAELPPGEKNRISHRAEALAKLRERLRRTG
- a CDS encoding sodium:calcium antiporter, which translates into the protein MQFIFCSALIVASGSQLSKYGDVIAEKTGLGRAWIGLVLMASITSLPELITGVSSVAIVGAPDIALGDIMGSCIYNLAILAILDVMNGHKPIFFKADKGHLLSAGFGVALMGVVLVSIMVGGSFPGLAHVGLYTPVIIVVYLIGVRAVYVYEKTAIKEFVEEVVEAGHYADITLKKAWTMYVVNALVIVFAATWLPFVAEGIAEMTGLGNSFVGTVFVAMTTSLPEVVVSITAVRIGAQDMAIANMLGSNMFNVLVLAVDDMFYTAGPLFSHISTNHVVTGIMAVIMTAVVVVGLTYPSDRKSFGRVGWDSLTLFFLWGLTIYIFYVLSVA